Proteins encoded together in one Musa acuminata AAA Group cultivar baxijiao chromosome BXJ3-6, Cavendish_Baxijiao_AAA, whole genome shotgun sequence window:
- the LOC135639531 gene encoding G-type lectin S-receptor-like serine/threonine-protein kinase SD2-5 — protein sequence MSSTNTDGMSSGIPAGIIATFVVVAVLSVFGTIVVAVLVYRYFSKHGLPSINFYAPTTAAPPTTIPIPNGETTVENFLNELAGEKPIRFWPQQLAGFTRNYATKLGSGGFGSVYKGELPNGLPVAVKVLSGSLGKRVEEQFMAEVGTIGRTHHINLVRLFGFCFDPKVRALVYEYMENGSLDRYLFDRIDRTTDWNTLHEIAIGTARGIRYLHEECQQRIIHYDIKPGNILLDSNFNPKVADFGLAKLMKRENTHLTMPGGRGTPGYAAPEMWMPSPVTHKCDVYSFGMLLFEIVGRRRNFDGDVTESQQWFPKTVYDKLESGALAEIVSSCGIEEEIDRERAERVLKVALWCVQYTAEARPPMSKVVMMLEGEMEITPPTNPFQHLYASGAGLDLWGDGGSDFTSTGVSETTPIMKYDIERETA from the exons ATGTCCTCAACAAATACCGACGGTATGTCTTCTGGGATCCCTGCTGGAATCATCGCTACATTCGTCG TGGTTGCAGTGTTGTCTGTTTTCGGGACGATCGTCGTCGCCGTGCTGGTCTACAGGTACTTCAGCAAACACGGATTGCCATCGATCAACTTCTACGCACCAACAACAGCCGCACCACCGACTACGATTCCGATTCCGAATGGGGAAACGACGGTGGAGAACTTTCTCAATGAACTGGCCGGAGAGAAACCCATCAGGTTTTGGCCGCAGCAGCTCGCAGGCTTCACCCGCAATTACGCCACCAAGCTGGGATCCGGCGGTTTCGGATCGGTCTACAAGGGGGAACTCCCCAACGGCCTTCCGGTGGCCGTCAAGGTCCTCAGTGGAAGCTTGGGTAAGAGAGTCGAGGAGCAGTTCATGGCGGAAGTGGGGACGATCGGAAGAACTCACCACATCAACCTCGTCAGGCTCTTCGGCTTCTGCTTCGATCCCAAGGTGCGAGCGCTCGTCTACGAGTACATGGAGAACGGCTCGCTCGACAGGTACTTGTTCGACAGGATTGATCGGACGACGGACTGGAACACGCTTCATGAGATCGCGATCGGCACAGCCCGAGGAATCAGATACCTGCACGAGGAGTGccaacagaggatcatccactacgACATCAAGCCGGGGAACATCCTCCTCGACTCCAACTTCAACCCGAAGGTGGCGGACTTTGGGCTAGCAAAGCTGATGAAGAGGGAGAACACTCACCTGACCATGCCCGGCGGGCGAGGGACGCCCGGCTACGCCGCGCCGGAGATGTGGATGCCGTCTCCGGTCACGCACAAGTGCGACGTTTACAGCTTCGGCATGCTGCTGTTTGAGATAGTCGGGCGGCGGAGGAACTTCGATGGTGATGTGACGGAGAGCCAGCAGTGGTTCCCCAAAACAGTCTACGACAAGCTCGAGAGCGGAGCGTTGGCGGAGATTGTGTCGAGCTGCGGAATCGAGGAAGAAATTGACAGAGAGAGGGCGGAGAGAGTGTTGAAGGTGGCTCTGTGGTGCGTCCAGTACACTGCAGAAGCCAGGCCTCCCATGAGCAAGGTAGTGATGATGTTGGAAGGGGAGATGGAGATCACTCCGCCAACGAATCCATTTCAGCATCTCTACGCATCAGGTGCAGGTCTCGATTTGTGGGGTGACGGTGGCTCGGATTTCACATCAACAGGCGTCAGTGAAACCACTCCCATCATGAAATATGATATAGAAAGAGAAACTGCATAG
- the LOC135641792 gene encoding AP2-like ethylene-responsive transcription factor At1g79700, producing the protein MVASFPRPSLPLLHTSLSLLPMGVTAMGKNQKKDTSSSSSSHSNGSDGVKVKRTKRSAARDSSRSQRSSVYRGVTRHRWTGRFEAHLWDKNSWNKSQNKKGKQVYLGAYGDEEAAARAYDLAALKYWGHNTILNFPISTYQEELEKMEGQSKEEYIGSLRRKSSGFSRGVSRYRGVARHHHSGKWEARLGRVFGNKYLYLGTYATQEEAAAAYDMAAIEHRGLSAVTNFDLSRYVEWLRPSTDAHAAAFQSHQVADTRPEGAMTASPALGLLLQSSSKSERRSPERKSPPQPPPPYLSSSRPSKCSFPEDIQTYFECQDSEFYLEGEDSNFWGSTTFIDL; encoded by the exons ATGGTGGCTTCCTTTCCAAGaccctctcttcctctcctccacaCATCACTCTCGCTCCTCCCCATGGGTGTCACTGCGATGGGCAAGAACCAAAAGAAAGACACCAGTAGTAGCAGCAGCAGTCACAGCAATGGCAGTGACGGTGTGAAGGTGAAGAGAACCAAGAGAAGTGCTGCAAGGGATTCATCTCGCTCGCAGCGTAGCTCAGTTTACCGTGGCGTCACGAG GCATCGGTGGACGGGACGATTCGAGGCTCATTTGTGGGATAAGAACAGCTGGAATAAATCCCAGAACAAGAAAGGGAAACAAG TTTATCTTG GAGCTTATGGTGATGAGGAAGCAGCAGCTCGTGCGTATGACTTGGCAGCCTTGAAGTATTGGGGCCATAACACCATCCTCAACTTTCCA ATATCAACATACCAAGAAGAGCTGGAGAAGATGGAAGGCCAGTCCAAGGAGGAATACATTGGATCATTGAGGAG GAAAAGCAGTGGGTTCTCAAGAGGCGTCTCCAGATATAGAGGTGTTGCAAG GCATCATCACAGTGGGAAATGGGAAGCTCGGCTTGGCCGCGTGTTTGGCAACAAGTATCTCTACCTTGGAACatatg CGACGCAGGAGGAGGCAGCGGCTGCGTACGACATGGCGGCCATCGAGCACCGCGGCCTTAGCGCCGTCACCAACTTCGATCTCAGCCGGTACGTGGAGTGGCTTCGCCCGAGCACCGACGCCCATGCTGCTGCCTTCCAGTCCCACCAGGTTGCCGATACAAGACCCGAGGGAGCAATGACTGCATCGCCTGCGCTTGGCCTGTTACtgcagtcatcgtcaaagtcggaGAGGAGGTCACCGGAACGTAAATCACCGCCACAACCACCGCCACCGTACCTGAGTAGTAGTAGGCCCTCCAAGTGCAGCTTCCCGGAGGACATACAGACATACTTCGAGTGCCAGGACAGTGAATTCTACCTTGAGGGAGAAGACTCCAACTTTTGGGGCAGTACCACATTCATTGACCTGTGA